TTAAAACTTGTGGCCCAAAATTGCTCAAAGTTGTCCACTAAAATAATGCACGTGCGCGTGCGTtccgtgctcgattcctctcaagtttatttcactagtgcactaaatctctaatgcactttcattcatactattattattcactcttaatggtctaaaaataaaggtataaagtccctcaattaatcgcgcacgcgaaaacgcgtatttccgaaTTGTAcgcgataaagtggaattttcaagaaatttttataacgatagtatcactaactaataattgaacatttaaacacaaaaatacctatttcaagactaatgtacaggtctccaattttccaatcttattgtattctcgaatcgattattgtctccaaacgtgCATCCACTATTCACCctaaacgagctttcaaaaattaaattttgaaacaagtcattttaaaaatataagtaggtcataattccatgtaattgggtctaaaaaggttgaaataaaatattcggagcaaacgggcaattaaatatttaaataagctagtaataggagtttaaaatagataaatttgcgagtcctcacacactAACCATTactaatctttgaaaaattaaagatCAAAGGGAGTAAAATTTGTTACCTCTTGAAGGTTTCTTGAACCCTAGGAAGACCCAAGTTATGCACCCCTAACCACCAAGAATTCACCACAAGATGGAAGCTTCCTTCAGGTTGGATCAACTACTAAAGGTTTGGAGGATTTTGTATGGATCTTGGAGCAAGATTGGTGAAGAAAAATTGGAGcttttctcccttcttcttgagctagagagggccggccacttaGGGACAGAAAAGGAGAGAGAGTGAACTTTGAAATGTGATGGGAAAGTGAGGTGAAAGGTAGCTTTTGGGGGGTAGAAAGTCAACTAGAAATAGTAGCCCGTGTAGTGCCAAGAACTACTAGTTTCCTTCTTGTTTGCTACACTTAAAatactaatcctccaaggtagTTCCTCTTGCACCACTAATACTCCTTCTTACTAGTCTAaaattaattctccaagatcatTGCACTTGCGGACTGAATTTTGCTTCAAAAAAtgtgtattcgctatttcttTCTAAACGAgccgcagaaaaattaaattcactaacgaaacgttttaaaacataaaatgagacattgttttatgcaaatgaaattaaaatgaatgaaataattaATCGGAGAAAACggataattaaataattaaataggccagtaaaataaaattaaagtaagaaaaattcgggtcctcacagattAGTGTGAACgaatttttttgccaaaaacttGTGTTTTGCGACTCTCTTTTCCAAGAGATCTtcacttgaatacttgagatttGTTCTTGAGTGTTCTTTGACTTATCAACCAATAAACCACAATTGGTTGTGGTGTTTTCTACGAACAACCTTGGTTCACTTTCTTGTTTAGTTGTGAGTTGAGATTAAGTTCAATAGGTTCACAACTTCACGAGTTAGAAGGGTCAAGAGTTTTCGCAACTCCAACTTGATTCTTTGTCTAGATCTGGGGCTTCGTGGGATACGATTTCATACCTTCGAACGGGTTCGTATCAAAGAAGAACAAAAACTCCTTTTGAAATTGCTAAAGTTTTACGAGAATATCGTAAAAACAAGCAGAAACAAAAGGacgaagagaaaagaaaaaaagaaagggaaaaagaaaaagaaataattcaagaacAAGAGAGTTATTTAATGTATACAAATATACATTCTAACCCAGAATTCTCTTTTAAATAGGGAAAAGGAACTACAGTTTACAATAATCCCTTGTCCTCTATGCTTCAAGAGATTCATGAAAAATCACTGCCATATATTTCTACATATGATGAAAAGGGATAAGAttctcaaatttcaaaatcagAACAAGAATTTGAATCAGAAGATAATCAAAGTTCTTAATCCACAAATATAGAATCTGAAATTGAAGAATCTGGTGAAACTGAAAGttttgatgaagaagaaaagactCTAGCACTCCCTATTATGAATATAGCAACAAAAGCTGAAGTTGTCCATCCAGAAGATGAAGAGGAAGAAATTGGTGAAACCTCTAATACTTCTCAAAGGACATATTCCAAGATCAAAGGAGCACAAATCTTCACTATAGATGATATACCTTCATCAAAATGGGAAGCAAGATTTCAAGATTTTCATGCTTGGATGATTATTCAAAATCTTACCAAAGAATATCATTTTAAAATCTTATCTGACTTTACTGCTCGATTTCTAGGAATCCTAAAAGATTGGTGGGCAAACCTAGGAGAACAAGAAAAGATGTTTTTCTTAACCCGCGAAGATttttctgaaaatattaatatcCTACATCTAATGTTCATTGGTGACATTAAAGAaagcaaagaaacaaaaagaaaggaattttttcaaatgaaatgtTTTCTCATATGATCACAAAGATCTTAAtaaacatttcaagaaaatgatCCAATTGTTATTTGCTCTTGGTGCTGATATTAATTTGAAGTAAGCTTTTGTAAGTTTTCTTCCTAAGTCTCTCGCTGATGGTGTTGAATTGTATATTCATAATAAATATGGTTCCATTCTAAGTCTTTCTACAGGTCAAATTAAACAAGCAGTTTTCCTCTCACTAGATGATTTGTGTAATAAATGGAAGGTTATTCGAGAATATCTTAAGGGAGATGTTTGCTTGGATCAAGCTTGTAAAAAGCCAGAACTTATAACAAAAGGGAAATGTCAAGCATGCAGTTCTcacaagagaaagaagaaattcaaaaaattcagaagCTTTAAAAAGAGCTATCCAAGAAGATCTTTCAGGAAAAGATGGAAGTACTTCAagagaaaggagaaaaaattcaaaggaaagaaaggaaataaatttttcatttgttgAAAGCCAGGACATTTTGCAACCAATTGTCCTTAAAATCGAAAGGAAGTTAAATTAATCTCCAAAATTCAgaatgaatttcaaattcaattctctgatttagaatctgaattttttgaGCAAGAAGACATTACTGACCACACTCTTTTGGCTTTACCGGTcccaaaagaaatgctcacaattAAACCTATGGTGACAActatgacgcccccacttctcccaaaggcgaaccaaagggtatcggcgggacgtctgcctaactctcgccatgactcgatacaagtcaaatccaaacttaaagataAACAACCGacaataaaagtaaaagtagagAAAGGTCACTTCCTTAAATAAActttcaaatcttacatcacaaattctcaaaagtacatcaactttcccaaaatacaaccactatAAGTCGACTAGTCAATTACATCCTAagatttttgatcaaaagtAATCAAGTCGGCTTTCCCAAAATTCTTTCCAAACCGagctcctattaaggaaaacaaacgaatggggtgagctaacgctcagcaaggccaagaaacacatgcaaacacatagttcaagtaacaataacacttgtacaagaaataaaaccagaaaattcaggTAATTCATAGAtaacaataaaacacacttaataaggatacagaagctctcaggagctaatttctaCTTGTTTTGCCAAGATTCGATCCAATACCTCCACGTGATGACACTTCGTCAACCGGGTAGGCATCAAGTCCGTAGAAGCTCCACTTTAGTTCCCCATCCATCATTTTAgcctctcggatccgtaaccaaacacttACTGGGTGGGCGATACTACTTGAGTATGCCAAGTAAGAtctctcaaaagatcaagctttTGTTTTCTCATGGTCTACCAGgcttcccgaccaagcccatgccggctcgagtcgcaaggttggccaatgagatttgggcatCCCCTGATGTACGATTACGATTGCAACAATTCACTCAATTCAATTATCACttcacttcacacaatacaattataaattcacttaaaagagaacgagtacgataaagtacacactcgtcttgACAATTCTAAATCACTTAATTAACAAGAAACAATTGAAGTAACTAGCAAcgattcatgcacttgacactcactaagtcaaaacaagtgagtaagtgagcaaataaagtctttagttgtccgctccgagattctcttcaagatcctcttgagtgcctgaagaAATAACGATCAACTATCACTCACAACCACTTATCAATCAAGGAAGAAAGTATACTTGCTTAAAACTAAGACATTGTCAAAAAAGAGAACTTTAATCTATCGAAAATCGACGTTCAAAAGTGAGAATTTAAAGTCACAAGGGAAAACTTGTATGACCCATGAAGTCAAGTTTAAAGCGGTCAATCAATATCGAAAGAAGGTGAAAAGTTCTCAAAAGCTCGTTTTctaagaaatcaagaattttcaGCTTGGCGCAACAAAACTTggaaaatcagatcttgagtttggtacgtccaaaatggaaaaatttataccgttggaaattagATTCGGAGCGCTAAAAGTTCCCAAAAGAACTTTTTCCAGATTCCAACTAGAAAGCATCATAATTCAGCTCAAAGTTACAATTCCAAGAAGACAGGACAGAACTAGTCTTGGTTTTCAAcaatgtttggaaattcggaaaaattcacaggaagtgaatcagtctctgaaatttataacacaacaagagTTCCAAATTAAGTTTTAAACACGACAAgcagaactaaatttggagttttgagcaacaagatataaTAGTTTGAAGTTGGCTGAATTTGGCAACCTGTTCAGAAAATTTCCAGTCACCAAGCCTCAACACAGTTTCGAAATCAAACCATATCTGAcactacacaagtccaaattgagaatggtttatggcatTAAAAAGTAGGTTCAAAATTCTGTATTCCATTAGAAGACATTGTTCCGAAAATATTTTCACAAGTGGGACAAAATTGatccacaagatgcagcttcccagTTTCATTCGGACAAACAAACAAAGCAGGACAGTCCACTTTGCCAACTCGCTACGGTTTACTCAAAGTAAACTAGCAGGCGATTGAATGCtgcaaatggcactcaattttgacttttgtacaaagagttatgttcagACAAAGTACCACTGGTTGGCTACCCTGCTagcgaatttccaaaatttgaacttttccaaaactcaagttttaggtagccatttgaaataattttcgaAAGGCACATTATACAcacataatacaacatatatcaatcaATTTAGCAACtatataatcatcaaaattttgaatttaaagcaGGACATCAAAATAGAATTTCAGCTAGATCGCTTCCTCACGGTTTCTTCCACTTCCTCCCCACTACCAAACCATAATCAAGCTATAAATCACATAAACAACCATAATCAAGCAATATAGCCTCAAGTCAACTACCTAAAGGCCTCCTCAAGACATCTAGCTTAGGATTTAAAACAAGATAAATGTTTCCTCAAGTGCGCTAGCCTATAAACttcattagggtttcaaacccatgaaagcTAACCACTAATCTTcttataatttgaaaaattagagGAGAGGTTACCTCTCCAAGCTTAGAACCCTAGTTGTAAGTAAGTGTTTCtacccaaaatttcaccaagaaACTCCACAATCCGTCACCTTTCTTCTTGCTATAGTGAAATTCCAAGAGATTAGGAAGCTAGATGAAGAAAGCAAGCAAACTTGGAGCTAAAATAAATGGAGTTTCCTTTCCCCTTTCCCTTGCTtgagttcagccaagagaggagagagagatgagGGAGTTTGAGTGATGAATCTTGTTTGGGAAGATTGAAGAAAAGTAGTCATTAAGTTTTGGAAGAAAGTCAATCCTTAATAGTGTCTCAAATAGGGTTTCGTACTgccactttctctcttgtttggtacacttatacactaatcctccaaggtaatTCCTCTAACACTGTAATTACTTGCACTtacgagtctagtattaatttctcaagtTTCCACTTGGTTATACTGGCGCGACTTACGAGAATTTTCGATGCGAATGCAATAAAGCGAAATTTAAGGGGAATTCATGCAATACTAGAATAATTAAATAACACTAgggcaaataattataaaaatgactaaattaGGAATAAAGACATGAGTCCTCATATCCtcttccccttaaaagaatttcgtccacgaaattcataccttgatcTGGAAATAGGTCTGGATATTTCTTTCGAATCTGCTCTTCtacttcccaagttgcttcttctACTCCATGGTTCCTCCATAGAACTTTTACTAGAGGGATTCGCTTATTCCTTAGTTCCTTCACTTTACGATCCAGAAGCTTCACTGGTTTATCGTCATAAGTCAATGTCTCGTCAATCTCAATATTTTCTGGTTGCAGTACATAGGAGggatctggatgatacttcttgagcatagacacatgaaaaatattatgaatTTGAGACAAACTTGGTGGCATTTCCAACTTATAAGCCACGTTTCCCACAcgttgaataatcttataaggtcctacaaatctaggttgcaatttctttccttttcctaccATCAAACTCACTTTTAGAGGAGTGATCTTAAGGAAAACTTGATCTCCAACTGCAAACTCTAAATCCTTCCTTCGATTATCTGCATAGCTCTTTTGACGGTTCTGAGCTGTCTGAATCCTTTGGCGTATTAACTTTACCTTTTCTCGCGCCTCCTCAATCCATGGTACTGTAGTTGGGTCTAAGATCTTTCTTTCAtctatttcatcccaacaaatcggagatctacacttccgGCCATAAAgagcttcatacggagccatttgaatggatgaaTGGAAGCTATTATTGTAAGCAAATTCTACCAATGTTAAgtacttactccaactctcaccaaaatccaaaatacaggATCTCAACATGTCATCAAGAGTCTGAATTTGTCCTTTCtgactgtccatcagtctgtGGGTAGTAAGTAGTGTTAAAactcaatttagtccctagcatttcttgcatcttctaCCAGAACCGAGAAATAAACCGAGGGTTTCGATCAGATACAATACTCACTGGTATTCCATGTAGCCTTAAAATCTCATTCAAATATAACTTAGCTAACTTCTCCAGGGAGTACTTCATACTAATCAGCAGAAAATGAGcagatttggtcaatctatccactagtATCCAAACGGTGTCGTAACCTCTTTGTGTCTTTGGCAATCCAGATAAAAAATTCATGGTGATATTTACCCATTTCCACTTGGGTATCACTAAAGGTTGCAATAGgtcagatggtttctgatgctcGACTTTAACCTGCTGGCAAATCAAACAAGTCTAGATAAAccgagcaatttccttcttcatgttctcccaccagtataagctcttcaagtcttggtacattttattctcTCCAGAATGTACCGTATACTTAAATCGGCAagtttcttctaaaattttcctttttagccTTTCATCTTTTGGCACCACTATGCGTTTTCGAAATCTTAGTACACCATTTATTTCCAAATTAAAATCTGACTTTTCTCCCTTCTTAACTTTCACCAACCACTTTTGTACTTCAGAATCCTTCTCTTGTGCCTCTTTGATACGATCTAGCAAAACGGATTTCACGACAATGTTCTCAAGAATCATTTTTCTCGATTCGAGACGAGAGTTCCAAATACTAACCTCTTCCAACAAGTGTAATTCTTTAATCATCGATCTTGCCACTTGCATTTGACGATTTAAAGTATCGGCCACCACATTAACTTTTCCTGGGTGATAATTGATCGTGTAATCATAATTCTCTAAAATTTCACCCATCTacgttgtctcaaattcaactctttttagaaaaacaagtacttaaggctcttgtggtcggtaaaaacctcaaacgttactccatataggtaatgtctccacttcttCAATGCAAACACTAcggccgctaactccaaatcgtGCGTTGGATAGtttctctcgtgaggttttaacttcctagaggcatatgcgATCACCTTATCATTCTGCATCAATACACACCCCAAACCTtcgtttgaagtatctgtataGACCACAAAGCTATCCTTTCTATTAGGTAAAACTAAAACAGGTGCCCTAGTCAAATGtctctttaactcctgaaaactttctTTACACTTAGGGCTCCATATAAATTTTCCACTTTTCTtagtcaactcagtcatgggtcccACAATCTTAGAGAAATCTTTGATAAACCTCCGATAATACCCAGCTAAACCTAAGAAACTTCGAACTTCAATAGGGTTTTCCGGTTGCTTTTACTTAGAAACTGCTTCAACTTTGGTCGAGTCCACCTTAATTCCTTCCTTGGAAATGATGTGAcctaagaaagtcacttctttcaaCTAAAAttcacatttgctaaacttagcatacaactgatgttccctcaaggcttgcaaaataattctcaaatgtttctcatgatcctccAAAGTcttagtgtgagaacccgtaaatttccttatttctaggccttattttaattatttgcacgccttttatgcattttctttattaaaaaattttctaaataatttttatgagtaaatatagtttttagatgatttttctagtatcggttagattttgagaaattaagagcgtatactggacgtgggacccgctagtgcggaaagttcggaaaaattcggccaattaggttaagtttgggatactgggattaatttactaggtgctaagagataattagaggttgttatatggatgagagtgaagagacaaaaggat
The DNA window shown above is from Coffea arabica cultivar ET-39 chromosome 5e, Coffea Arabica ET-39 HiFi, whole genome shotgun sequence and carries:
- the LOC113743886 gene encoding uncharacterized protein translates to MDSQKGQIQTLDDMLRSCILDFGESWSKYLTLVEFAYNNSFHSSIQMAPYEALYGRKCRSPICWDEIDERKILDPTTVPWIEEAREKVKLIRQRIQTAQNRQKSYADNRRKDLEFAVGDQVFLKITPLKKYHPDPSYVLQPENIEIDETLTYDDKPVKLLDRKVKELRNKRIPLVKVLWRNHGVEEATWEVEEQIRKKYPDLFPDQVLEVSPISSSSSSGWTTSAFVAIFIIGSARVFSSSSKLSVSPDSSISDSIFVD